In Maniola jurtina chromosome Z, ilManJurt1.1, whole genome shotgun sequence, the genomic window CACGCCGCTCGCCGCGCCCGCACCCGCGCGGAGTCCGTGCGGCCGACTCGGGTTGCGCACGTACACCGGGTACCTGCCGGTCAGTTCACGGCTTGATCGAGGTTGAGAAACGTAGCAACACGTGCACTGGTGGATGCATTGGGGCAGAACCTCTTACGGCCCATCCTCAGGGTGAAATGaagaaactctcggtttgatccagTGTAGGTACACCCTCGACGTTCTGTTCCCTAAATGTCGTAGACTGTGCCATTGTGGACAGTGAGAGGGAAGCGGctccttcagcgaggaagtaatgGCGTAGGAGACGGCGGAGCGCTTGAGAGaggattacagataggattgattacTAGGAGATTTCAACAATCATCTTCATATAATGGAATTAAAAACTAGATGACTGTATTCAGCTTTGATCACCTGGATGGTACTAGTAACCACAGTAGACAATACCATAAAGTATATGTAAAGCCACGTAGTAATAATGCCACGATAGTCTAATACTAATTGAAATTCATAATAgcaaattaaattatatcaatGTTTACACACATTAGTACTGTTTTAAGAATTAGTGGCACACTAAATAGCTCTCTTCCGCATACACTCTTTCTCTCTATTCATTCAGTACCAAGACTCATATTTGAgaattaaaaaagtagcctatgttactccttggttaatcgtctacttgtctgtgaaagtcccgtcaaagtAGATTCAgtcattccgaagattagcttgttcaaacagacagtcacttcaattttattttttagtatagattagtatagattattatgaCAGATGCCAAAGCCtaggtaattattaattatacagAACTAAGTATAAGGAATttttcaacaaataaaaaaacacagTCACTGAGCATCATGACTGTAGCAATAATGGGCATTTCTTAGTCGAACACTTACCGTCGCAAGCACTTAACGAGGCCGTGGATCTGCGCGAACACGACGAGGCGCCGCACGTCGAACTGCGCAGCGCCGGCCACGCGCTCGCACACCGCACGTAGCGTCGAGCCCTGCTGCAGCGCGCACAGCACGCCCGCCACCAGCGATATACTCGGCTGCACAACCAATGTTCCACACTATCTCAACTGAGACTAGCTAACACAGGTGACATTTGATACGACCGGGAGAGCAGCACTCTCCAAGGCAGGGAGTGTGTTACAGCACAAGTCAAAgccttttattcaaaatggaTACTACTGTACTCTTTTGGCTGATGAGTTGCAACAaatctgaagtggcaatgggcagggcatatATATCTGGTACGAAGTCTAGTAATGAATAGTCTGATATGGCTGGCTGGCTGGGTGAGTTAATGTAGTTCAGATTGGTTTGGAGTGGGTCAAATGTTATAGTATAGTACGCACCTTCTCCTTAGTTTCACTGCCGTTGTGGACGTAGGAGATGCAGGACTTCTGCAGCTCGAGGTCACTGAAGAGTCGACTGAGCTTAGGCGTGGCGCGGTACATGTTGCTGAACTTCAGTACAGGGAGCATCGTCACCTGCAAGGCAACATTCATAACTTATCCATACTTATCGTCATCACATGCTCAAACCATAACCCTCAAAATTATTGGGACAGTACAATAATCATTGAAAcccacatctatactaataaataaaattggagtgtctgtctgtaatttcgaaataactacctcatattaagctcatatggttatttgaatgatatcaacaccgaatcacacgtttttaaaatttttgtctgtctgtctgtctttctgtctgtctgtctgtctgtttgtttgaaaagggtaatcttcggaacagctgaaccgattttcacgggattttcacagacaagtagaggattaaccagggagtaacataggctacttttttaactgactttcaaaaagggagttgagTTTTTCTAcatatgtacaccgaaatctccgagatttctgaaccaatttgcgtaattttttttttaatcgatagaggaactttgtgacattgtttcataaaaaaattggattccaactcctcaatcctgatactACAGGGGGCCTAACCATCAATACTGAtgagatttagaaactgtcggttataaattgattgatattgaaggtgtcTGTACCAAGtgaagactttgtcgttgacctcgaggacccaactcctcaactctgatgctgtaaggaattgtattcctaaatcctggtgatccctcaggaatttttaaaggatcatccgtttaaatgtttttacgtggtacagaaacacattgcatcctggggatgggctattacggataggctacttttgtcctgggaaatcaaaagttcccacggaatttcagaccctaaatccacgcgggcgaagctgcgggcatcagctagtattgaataTAGGGCATACATTTTAAGAAATCACTCATCATATAAACAGAGTTAATATGGCAAGTGAGTTCTCATTACAAAAGATAAATACAAATGTAACTCACCACTCCATAATAAACTAAATTTTGTATACAGGACTTGACGAGAGTTTTCTCGACGTTAGTATCTGAAGCGATCTTCGAGACGTGATTGTAGCCGTTAATGTAAGGCAGCAGCTGCAACAACACATTTCAATATCTACTACTATCATACtaatttcatattatttctGCATATAAAAGAATTTTGCACCAAAAATTGCTACCTGAGCGAGTGTCTCTCACTGATTTTGCTTATGTATAGCGTTATTTTCGTCCTGCTCGAGTGGCTTCTTTCAGACCTAAGTAATTAAATCAGTTCACTTTTATGGTGTCGAGAGTGTGATATACTGAGCAAGCCCCTGGGTATGGGCCGTGTATGCCCATGTTCGTGAACTCGACGTCGGTACATATCTGGTGGTGAGGTCCTCAGACCTGTTCTACAGTTACCCATATACACAAATCGTGTATGGACAGACCAGTGTTCCGGTAGAAGTATTAGATATTCTCGGTAATTAATCAATAATCTTGATGATTAATAGTAATTAAATCAGTTGGTTTGTATGGAGTGTCGAGAGTgcggtacataatatattcaaacCGACCCTTAGGTATACAACAGGCGGTGTTTATAAACTCGACATACCTGTCTGGTTGTGAGGTCCCAGTCGGCGTCCAAGTCCACTTCAAAGGGTTCCTCGTCTTCCACGTCCAGATGCTCCTGGCTCTGTGTGTTTTCACCCTCGCCCGGCTCAACGCGCGGCGGCCGGCCCGGGCGCGGCAGCCCCACTGACGCGACCAGCACCGGCACGTCACAGTCGTGCACCGGCGCCGGGTCCTTGCGAACCTCCAGAACTTTTAGGTGCATCACTGTGTCTCCTTCTGGGAACAAAGTTATAAGTGTTGATGCATAATGTCATTCTGTATCCCTCTCCTAGGCCTGGCGACCCTGACCTGTGACGTCAGTGGAGTTTTCTTGGCATAGTACCCAAAAACCTCCTACCATTACGTGATTAATGAAAAGGGGTTGTGACCCTCAGCAATGCAAAGAGAAAATGTAAGTTGGCTGGAGCTAGTATATACGCACCGACTAGTGTGGCCTTGCGGAAGGTGTTGAGATCATGTAACAGGTGCGCCAACAGCGTGGGCAGCTTGCTGGGACAGCGTGACACGAATCCGGTCTCCTCCTCCATCAGCGTCTATACAACAGAACAGGTAGCAATAATCTTAGTATGTTATACTTCTGGTCGACTTCTTTATAAGTACTGGCATGGATCTAGAAGTATGAGCAAAGGTATTGGAGATACTTGCCCACGCGTACACTCCACAACTCACCGAAAAGGGAGGAATATTTGTGTGTGTGCTGCACACTGTACTATATAGAGTATGATGTGATATAACAGTCAACCAATCACAGCCAGTTGCACCAACCCATTGGAACCCAAAATAATAGTTATTGCATTCAAGAGCATGCTTTTAGATTCATGCTATGGTCTATAACTCTAAGCCAGAAATAAAGCCTTGATAGCTCGATGATTGAGAAGTATACTGAATTTTGGGTTGACGGTTCAAATCTCACCCATTGCACTCTTGTCATACCTACGTACTCCTAgaacaagctttatgcttagttggaggggaaaaggggaaaagtcatgattaacatggcttgTATTGTTCTAAAAAACTACTGATTAGACAAAAATTAGGCTAGATCGTATTGCAATTGAGTAGCTTGTTAACAGACAGTATTAAAAACAAACTTAAGTTAATCTTTTATATCAGTGAAGGAATACTAGATTATATTTTGAATTGCTCACCAAATGTTCTCCGAGTTTCTTAACAACAGGCTCGTACTGAACAGTCTTTGACCAACTGTCGCACACAAAGCAGAGGTTGAACAGATACATGTTGCGCTCATACCGGGAACTGTCGATGCGGATGGGGTACCCGACTATCTTGTGACCCAATGCGTTGCTGCAATTTTTTAGTGCCATATAATATCAGTGGTTAAGACCAATCAATTCTGAAGGTTGGGGTCTGGTCCTGGCAAGCACCTCTAAGAGTTGTGTGTTCTAAACAATTAAATGCCACTTCCTTAAAGGGTAAGGTAAATATCTTGAGGAAAGCTGTGTGCTTGAGAGTTGTCCATAGTGTTTTCAAGGGTATATAAATTCTGCCAATTCACATTTTGCCAGCGTGATGGATTatggcctaacccttctcattttgagaggagacccatgctggCCAATgatggtgatgggttgatgatgatgatataatatCCCCCAGACTGAATTGAAATTGCAAACTATGCAAGAGATAATATAGTGCACAAGTGCACcccgtatttttaacccccgacccaaaaagaggggtgttataagtttgatgtgtgtctgtgtatctgtgtatctgtctgtggcatcgtagcgcctaaacgaatgaaccgattttaatttagttttttttgtttgaaaggtggcttgatcgagagtgttcttagctataatccaagaaaatcggttcagccgtttgaaagtcatctgctcttttctagttactgtaaccttcacatgtctggggtattataaatttttaatttacacttgttatattcttttttttttattcactataggcaagcgcttgaccacaatcacacctgatggaaagtgatgatgtggtctaagatgggacgcgaaTTCACAGTAGCATGGGACTACATGCAGTATTTATCTCAATCACGTGTTCATACAATGCATCCGGAGCGGCAGTTGCAAGCAGACTCTCCAAAGACCATGATACTCTATGTACGAGTTTACAAGACAATTACAGTTGATACACTTACATGGTCATAGTGCATTTTTGGATTTGTGGTTTTGGAATGATGTATGCACTGATGCCATCAAACAGCTCCTTGGAGACATAGTCTTCAGGAAACTGAAACAAGGACACTGCTGCTATAATGTTCACACTGAATCTCAGTCATAGGCCCCTATATGTATGGAGACTAGCCAACAAAGAAGGAGTATAGTGCGCAAGTGGATATCCAAAAACAGGTGCACTCACTATTTCCTTGCTTCAAAGTCCAATAGGACTGCAATCCAATATGACCAGAGAGACATTGGGTACTGGACTATAGGCTTTACAAGTTTACATGCTTTCTGACACATGGGGGATAACTCTTCCAGTTCCAAACTACAGTTGCTACTGAGGAATTCAGAAGAGAAAATCTCAATAATTTGTTTTGGTCCTATGCTGGACTTTACAATCCCCAACTGAACTAGCTAGCACTGGACCAATGAGGCAGTTAATGCTATAATAAATAGAAATTGAAAAGCGCAACCAATGAGTTTCTTTCTGGAGGGTATTTagatttgaaaattcaaaagtaaagtaagtagTACTTAACTGGAAATgtggaataaaaaatagttttattttagactTTTGCTAGTATTACAT contains:
- the LOC123880357 gene encoding GATOR complex protein NPRL2-like isoform X1; the protein is MQVDVDAGSRREHGNEVHTKFPLNCKIMETRYYEGCGREGPIRCIFLGEFHPIAGPKISCQFPEDYVSKELFDGISAYIIPKPQIQKCTMTINALGHKIVGYPIRIDSSRYERNMYLFNLCFVCDSWSKTVQYEPVVKKLGEHLTLMEEETGFVSRCPSKLPTLLAHLLHDLNTFRKATLVEGDTVMHLKVLEVRKDPAPVHDCDVPVLVASVGLPRPGRPPRVEPGEGENTQSQEHLDVEDEEPFEVDLDADWDLTTRQLLPYINGYNHVSKIASDTNVEKTLVKSCIQNLVYYGVVTMLPVLKFSNMYRATPKLSRLFSDLELQKSCISYVHNGSETKEKPSISLVAGVLCALQQGSTLRAVCERVAGAAQFDVRRLVVFAQIHGLVKCLRRYPVYVRNPSRPHGLRAGAGAASGVASVVRRLFTGRHSADEICCLARVDLPTLDQIIDEDPNVAVIWR
- the LOC123880357 gene encoding GATOR complex protein NPRL2-like isoform X2 — protein: MQVDVDAGSRREHGNEVHTKFPLNCKIMETRYYEGCGREGPIRCIFLGEFHPIAGPKISCQFPEDYVSKELFDGISAYIIPKPQIQKCTMTINALGHKIVGYPIRIDSSRYERNMYLFNLCFVCDSWSKTVQYEPVVKKLGEHLTLMEEETGFVSRCPSKLPTLLAHLLHDLNTFRKATLVGDTVMHLKVLEVRKDPAPVHDCDVPVLVASVGLPRPGRPPRVEPGEGENTQSQEHLDVEDEEPFEVDLDADWDLTTRQLLPYINGYNHVSKIASDTNVEKTLVKSCIQNLVYYGVVTMLPVLKFSNMYRATPKLSRLFSDLELQKSCISYVHNGSETKEKPSISLVAGVLCALQQGSTLRAVCERVAGAAQFDVRRLVVFAQIHGLVKCLRRYPVYVRNPSRPHGLRAGAGAASGVASVVRRLFTGRHSADEICCLARVDLPTLDQIIDEDPNVAVIWR